A segment of the Flavobacterium azooxidireducens genome:
AACCGGAATATAATTTTTTGGCATCGTCTAAACAGCAAATGGAAACCCCAGCATTTCCGATTTTTCCGTAAATATCCGGACGTAAATCGGGGTCGTTACCGTATAAAGTTACCGAGTCAAACGCCGTTGATAAACGTTTGGCGGGTAAACCTGCACTCACATAGTGAAAACGTTTGTTGGTTCGCTCCGGTCCGCCTTCTCCGGCAAACATTCTGGATGGATCTTCGCCTTCTCGTTTGAACGGATAAAGTCCGGATGCAAAAGGGAATTCTCCGGGAACATTTTCCTGTAAATTCCATTTTAAAATATCGCCCCACGCTTGATATTTTGGCAACGCTACTTTTGGTATTTGCGAATGCGAAAGTGATTCGGTGTGCGTTTGAATTTTGATTTCTTTGTCGCGAACTTTGAACGAATAAATCGGGTTTTTGTATTTATTTACTTTTTCGTCCCACGTTAAAATGATTTCCCAATTGAATGGGTCGAGGTTCATTTTTACACGGTCGAATTCTTTGGTTAATAAACTTAAAAATTCTTTATTGGTTGTGGATGCTGCGTTTTGAAGTTCTTCTTCGTTGATACCGAATTTAGTTAAACCTAATTTATTGATATGCCCAACTGATTCGATGGTTTTATAAATTCCGTATAATTTTTGAGCGACATCTACTTGTGATAAAACGGTTTCGTCATACTTGCGGTTATTCTCTGAAATTTCAGAAAGGTAACGTGTTCTGTGTGGCGGAATGACGAAAATTTTCTCGCTCATTTCACGCGTGATTTCGAAGGTAGATTTTAAATCCGCTTCTGTTTTTTCGACGATTTTGTCCATCACTTTTTTGTAAAGTGTGTTCATTCCCGGGTCATTGAATTGCGAAGCAATTGTTCCGAAAACGGGTAGCGAATCTAAATCGGCATCCCAAAGATTATGATTGCGTTGGTATTGTTTTTTCACGTCACGAAGAGCATCAAGTGAACCTCTTTTATCGAATTTGTTGATAGCGACTAAATCGGCAAAATCAAGCATATCGATTTTTTCCAATTGGGTAGCGGCACCGAATTCAGGTGTCATCACGTATAATGAAACATCGGAATGTTCGATGATTTCGGTATCACTTTGACCAATTCCGGAGGTTTCGAGGATAATGATGTCGTATTTTGCTGCTTTCAGCACTTGAATCGCTTCGGCAACATATTTTGATAATGCTAAATTGGATTGACGTGTAGCCAACGAACGCATATAAACGCGAGGATTATTGATAGCGTTCATTCGGATTCTGTCGCCCAACAAAGCTCCGCCTGTTTTTCTTTTGGATGGATCTACGGAAATTAAACCAATTGTTTTTTCAGGGAAATCGATTAGAAAACGACGAACTAATTCATCTACTAACGATGATTTTCCTGCTCCACCGGTTCCTGTAATTCCGAGAACAGGAATTTTGGAGGTTTCATTTTCTTTGTGAATACTGTCTAACGTTTCTTTAGCAATATCCGGAAAATTCTCTGCTGCAGAAATTACGCGAGCGATTGAACGTGGATTTTTTTTGTATAATTCTTTGGCTTCTCCATTCAAATTATCGCCAATTGGGTAATCGGATTGTTGAACCAAATCATTAATCATTCCTTGTAATCCCATTGCTCGACCGTCATCGGGAGAATAAATTCTCGTGATTCCGTAATCGTGAAGGTCTTTGATTTCTTCAGGAAGGATTACGCCTCCTCCACCGCCAAATATTTTGATGTGACCGGCTCCTTTTTCTTTGAGCAAATCGTGCATGTATTTGAAATATTCGTTGTGACCACCTTGATAGGATGTCATCGCAATTGCATTGGCATCTTCTTGAATAGCAGTGTTTACGACTTCTTCTACGCTTCTGTCGTGGCCAAGGTGAATAACTTCTACACCGGTGGCTTGAATGATACGACGCATAATATTGATGGCTGCATCGTGTCCGTCGAAAAGGGATGCGGCTGTTACAATTCTTACTTTATTTTTAGGAATATAAGGAGTTGCTTGTTCCATTGATAAAAAAATGATGTTTTTGAGGGTGCAATTTACGGAATTAATAAAAATAATTTAGTTTTTGTTTGAAGTTTCAGGTTTCAGGTTTCAAGTTTCAAGTCTAACGGTGATTTTTGAAACTTTTAATTGGAACACGGATTGAACGGATTAGCTGAAGCTAAACGCGGATTTTGATAGATTTTGATAGCTTCGCTATGTGGGATCCCGATAGATTCTGTGTTGATTTCCAAAATAAAATCTAAATTTTTATTAGTTTTGTTTTTCAAGACAGTCTCTGAACTAGTCTCTATAGCGTGTTTAAACCATTTGTGTTTGCACGCTATTTTTTGTTATATATTCTTTATCGTAAACTGTTTCATTTTTGAATAAAATATAGATTAGTTCGAGTAACTTTCTTTGAACTGCTACCAAAGCTTTCATTTTAATACCGTGTTTAGACACTAATCTTGCGTAAACACTTTTAAAATTTTCATCCCATTTTACAGCACTTAATGCTGGTAAATGCAATGATTTTCTTAAAAACCTATTTCCTTTCTTGGATATTCTTGGCTTCCCCTTTACTGAGGTTCCTGATTGCTTTTCTTTTACATCCAGTCCTGCATAACTAGTTAGCTGAGATTTGTTTCTTATTAATTCAAAACCGTTTGTTTCCGCTAAAACTGTCACTGCGGTTAATTCACCAACACCAGGTATTGATGTAACTCTTTTGATGATATTGGACACTTGAAGATCAGCTTTTGTAATTTCGTTGATTTCTTTTTTTATTTCTTTTTCTTGTAAATTCAATAATACTATTCTCTTTTTCATCCTATCAAGACTTCGTTCATTTGGCATAGCTTCTACACTTTCAGCATGTATTTGGTTTTTAATATTACTCCTCTCTTGAACAATTTGCTCTCTTTCACGGGTAAGCTGTTGTAGCTCCCTGTAAATGCTTTTAGGCTTTGTCCATCGATCTAATTTTCGCTCTAATCCAAATTGTGCAATTGCTTGCGAACAACTCTTATCGGTTACTGTTTTTTGTTCTAAGGTTCGTATGTAATTACTAATCTTATTGGGTAATACAATACTTACCTCACAACCGTTATCGACTAAATGATATGCAAACTTTTGATGATAAACTCCGGTTGCTTCCATAACGTAACGTATGGGAAGCTCTTTATCTATTTGCTTATTTACCCATTCAACCAATGATTTAATTCCAGAATCACTGTTTTTAAAAACTTTGTAACTAAATAACTCAATGTTGAAATCTTCATATATACGGCCTAAAGTAATGACTAATTCCTTTTGAGCAACATCAATTCCTGCGACTTGTTTTAATAATTTTTTAATCATTTTTTTAATATTAGTAATTGATAAAGTGATGTATCTTCCTTCGTCTTTTCTCCTAGTTGGATATTCAAGATATTAAGCAATACTCAATTCTTTACATTCTGTTCAAACTCTAAAAGATAAAAAAGAAAGAGGTAATATCTATCGAACAATATACTTCAAGAGTTATTTAGCCATCGGTATACTCTCTTTCTTTTCACTTTATTTCTTCAAATTTATAATATCAACTTTATTTTGCAAACATAGGAGCTATCGGGACGGATTCATTTGGCTAACAATTTCATTAATTTGAACACTGAGACTTTTTTTTGCCAC
Coding sequences within it:
- a CDS encoding IS110 family RNA-guided transposase, which gives rise to MIKKLLKQVAGIDVAQKELVITLGRIYEDFNIELFSYKVFKNSDSGIKSLVEWVNKQIDKELPIRYVMEATGVYHQKFAYHLVDNGCEVSIVLPNKISNYIRTLEQKTVTDKSCSQAIAQFGLERKLDRWTKPKSIYRELQQLTREREQIVQERSNIKNQIHAESVEAMPNERSLDRMKKRIVLLNLQEKEIKKEINEITKADLQVSNIIKRVTSIPGVGELTAVTVLAETNGFELIRNKSQLTSYAGLDVKEKQSGTSVKGKPRISKKGNRFLRKSLHLPALSAVKWDENFKSVYARLVSKHGIKMKALVAVQRKLLELIYILFKNETVYDKEYITKNSVQTQMV
- a CDS encoding methylmalonyl-CoA mutase family protein codes for the protein MEQATPYIPKNKVRIVTAASLFDGHDAAINIMRRIIQATGVEVIHLGHDRSVEEVVNTAIQEDANAIAMTSYQGGHNEYFKYMHDLLKEKGAGHIKIFGGGGGVILPEEIKDLHDYGITRIYSPDDGRAMGLQGMINDLVQQSDYPIGDNLNGEAKELYKKNPRSIARVISAAENFPDIAKETLDSIHKENETSKIPVLGITGTGGAGKSSLVDELVRRFLIDFPEKTIGLISVDPSKRKTGGALLGDRIRMNAINNPRVYMRSLATRQSNLALSKYVAEAIQVLKAAKYDIIILETSGIGQSDTEIIEHSDVSLYVMTPEFGAATQLEKIDMLDFADLVAINKFDKRGSLDALRDVKKQYQRNHNLWDADLDSLPVFGTIASQFNDPGMNTLYKKVMDKIVEKTEADLKSTFEITREMSEKIFVIPPHRTRYLSEISENNRKYDETVLSQVDVAQKLYGIYKTIESVGHINKLGLTKFGINEEELQNAASTTNKEFLSLLTKEFDRVKMNLDPFNWEIILTWDEKVNKYKNPIYSFKVRDKEIKIQTHTESLSHSQIPKVALPKYQAWGDILKWNLQENVPGEFPFASGLYPFKREGEDPSRMFAGEGGPERTNKRFHYVSAGLPAKRLSTAFDSVTLYGNDPDLRPDIYGKIGNAGVSICCLDDAKKLYSGFDLSHPLTSVSMTINGPAPMLLGFFMNAAIDQNCEKYIIENNLQVEVEEKINEIYKKNGFVRPTYNGELPKGNNGLGLMLLGVTGDQVLPQDVYQDIKIKTLAQVRGTVQADILKEDQAQNTCIFSTEFALRLMGDVQEYFIKKNVRNFYSVSISGYHIAEAGANPITQLAFTLANGFTYVEYYLSRGMNINDFGPNLSFFFSNGIDPEYAVIGRVARKIWAKALKNKYGANERAQMLKYHIQTSGRSLHAQEIDFNDIRTTLQALYAIYDNCNSLHTNAYDEAITTPTEESVRRAMAIQLIINKELGLAKNENPIQGSFIIEELTDLVEEAVLQEFDRITERGGVLGAMETMYQRSKIQEESLYYETLKHNGDFPIIGVNTFLSSKGSPTVVPREVIRATEDEKQFQIKTLETLHQLHEQKVNEQLNGLQEAAINNQNIFERLMEATKYCSLGQITSALFEVGGQYRRNM